ACCGCGCCCAATGTCGTGGAACGCCAGCCCGTGAAGGAGCCCCTCCAGACCGGGCTCAAGTGTATCGACTCGATGATCCCCATCGGAAGGGGGCAGCGGGAGCTCATCATCGGCGACCGGCAGACGGGAAAGACGGCTATCGCGGTGGACACGATTCTCAACCAGAAGGGCGGGGACGTCATCTGCATCTACGTGGCCATCGGGCAGAAGCAGTCGACCGTGGCCTCGGTGGTCAACACCCTTCAGGAGTATGGGGCGATGGAATATACCATCGTCGTCTCCGCCACGGCCAGCGACCCTGCTCCCATGCAGTATGTCGCCCCCTATGCGGGCTGCGCCATGGGAGAGGAGTTCAGGGATACCGGGCGCCATGCCCTGATCATCTATGACGACCTCTGGAAGCATGCGGTGGCCTATCGGCAGATCTCTCTTCTCCTGAGGAGACCTCCTGGCCGGGAAGCCTTTCCAGGGGACATCTTCAACCTCCACTCCAGGCTCCTGGAGCGGGCGGCCAAACTGAGCGATGACCTCGGAGGAGGCTCCCTCACCGCGCTTCCCATTGTGGAGACCCAGGCAGGGGACTACTCGGCCTATATCCCGACCAATGTCATCTCCATCACCGACGGCCAGATCTATCTCGAAAGCGACCTCTTCTATGCCGGGGTCCGGCCCGCGGTCTCCGTAGGCCTCTCGGTCTCGAGGGTCGGAGGCAATGCCCAGATCAAGGCCATGAAGAAGGTGGCCGGGATGCTCCGGCTTGACCTCGCCCAGTATCGGGAGCTGGTCGCCTTTGCCAAATTCGGCTCGGAGCTGGACAAGGCCACCCAGGCCCAGATCACCCGGGGAGAGCGTCTGGTGGAGATCCTGAAACAGCCCCAGTACAGCCCGATGCCCGTGGAGAATCAGGTGATGATCATCTTCGTCGCGGAGAATGGCTATCTCGACGACCTCCCGGTGGAAAAGGTGAAAGATTTCGAAGCCGGGTTCTATCCCTTCATCCGCGAGAAGTATCCCCAGATCCCCAAGGCCATCCGCGAGACGAAGGAGCTTTCCGAGGAGACCTCCAGGCTCCTCCATCAGGCGGCCCAGGAATATAAGAAGAATTTTGTGGTGACCTGACCCCATGCCCGGAACCAAAGAGATCCGACGAAGAATCCGAAGCGTCATCAGCATCCAGCAGATCACCCGCGCCATGGAGATGATCGCGGTCTCCCGCCTCAAGCGGGCCGAGGAGCGTCTCCGTTCGGCCCGACCCTACGCGGAGAAGATTCAGGAGTTAATGCAGAGCCTGGCCCCTTCTCTTCCCCGGATTGACCATCCCCTTCTCGTCAAACGGGAGGTGAAACGGATCGGCCTCGTCCTGATCACCTCGGACAAGGGGCTCTGCGGCGGATACAACGCCAATGCGATTGCCGAGGCGACTCGGTTCATCAGCCGTTTCCCGGACAAAGAGATCCGGCTCATCCTCATCGGCAGAAAAGGCCACGACTTCTTCAAGAAGAAGGCCTATCCGATCGATTATACCCTCCTTCAGCTCTCGAAGGAGATCACCCTCCAGGAGGTAAGAGAAATCTCCGGGGTGATCATCAAAGGTTTTAAGGAGGCCCTCTACGACGAGGTCCACCTGATCTATACCCGGTTTCAATCGGCCATCTCCACCCACCCCACGCTCCTCCGACTCCTCCCCCTCGAAAGTCCGGAGAGGGCCAAGGGGGGAGGAGAGGTGAAGGGAGAGCCGATCTTCGAACCCTCGGCCGAAGAGATCATGGCCCAACTCCTGCCCAAATATCTCGAAGCGCAGATTTATAAAGGCCTTGTCGAGTCGGTCGCAAGCGAGCAGGGGGCCCGGATGGTCTCGATGAAATCGGCCACGGAGAATGCGGAGGAGATGATCTCCACCCTCACCCTCAGTTACAACAAGGCGAGGCAGGCCTCCATCACCAAGGAACTCCTGGAGGTGACCACGGGCGCCGAGGCCCTGCGGCTGGCCCAAAAGAAAAAATAGGGTCGGGGGGTGTTAGGGGGGCCTTTCGACTTAAATCTTCTAACTTCGCCAGGAGGTAAGACATTGAAGGTCGGGAAAGTCTTGAGGGTCATCGGTCCGGTCGTGGACGTCGAATATTTCACCGAAGAGCTTCCAGCCATCTACAATGCCATCCGGATCGACAAACCGGACGGGACGAAACTGATCGTGGAGGTCGCCCAGTATTTGGGTGACAATGTCGTCCGGTGCGTGGCGACCTCCTCAACGGACGGTCTGGTCCGTGGGATGGCTGCCGTCGATACCGGAGAGCCCATCACCATGCCGGTCGGAAGAGAGACCCTGGGGAGGGTCTTCAACCTCCTCGGAGAGCCCATCGATAAGTTGGGCGAATGTCCCGCCAAGAAGCGCTATCCCATCCATCGCCATCCCCCGCCCTTCGAGGAGCAGGTCCCTTCCACCCAGGTCTTCGAAACAGGCCTCAAGGTGATCGACCTCCTCGAGCCCTATGCCAAAGGCGGAAAGGTCGGCCTCTTCGGGGGCGCGGGCGTGGGAAAGACCGTCCTGATCATGGAGTTGATTCGAAACATCGCGACCGAACACGGAGGGTTTTCGGTCTTCGGCGGCGTGGGCGAGAGGACCCGCGAAGGAAACGACCTCTGGCTCGAGATGAAGGCCTCGGGCGTGATCGACAAGACCGTCCTCGTCTTCGGTCAGATGAACGAGCCTCCCGGCGCCAGGCTCAGGGTCGGCCTCTCCGCCCTCACCCAGGCCGAATACTTCCGGGATGAAGAGGGCCAGGACGTCCTCCTCTTCATCGATAACATCTTCCGATTTGTCCAGGCGGGCTCCGAGGTTTCGGCCCTCCTCGGCCGGATGCCATCGGCCGTGGGCTACCAACCCACCCTCTCGACGGAGATGGGCGAGCTGCAGGAACGGATCACCTCGACCAAGAGGGGATCGATCACCTCGGTCCAGGCCATCTATGTCCCTGCGGATGACCTGACCGATCCGGCTCCGGCCACGACCTTTTCCCATCTCGATGCGACCACGGTGCTTTCGAGGCAGCTGGCCGAGCTGGGCATCTATCCTGCCGTGGACCCCCTCGACTCCACGTCGAGGATCCTCGATCCGCGCATCGTCGGCGAGGAACACTACCGGGTAGCCCGGGGGGTCCAGCAGGTCCTTCAACGTTATAAAGAACTTCAGGACATCATCGCCATCCTCGGCATGGAAGAGCTTTCGGAGGAGGACAAGCTGATCGTCCATCGGGCCCGAAGGATTCAGCGTTTCCTCTCCCAGCCCTTCTTCGTGGCCGAACAATTCACCGGCACCCCGGGACGCTATGTCCCCTTGCCCGATACGATCAAGGGCTTCAAGGAGATCCTCGAAGGAAAGCACGACGACCTGCCCGAACAGGCCTTCTACATGGTGGGAAAGATCGAAGAGGCGGTCGAAAAGGCAAAGCGGTTACAGGAGGGAATCCACTGAAACAAAAGCTCGTAATGGGAAGCGAGAAACCGGGAACGATCTCCAGGGATTGAGTGGGGATAAAACATCTGAGAAATGGGATCGTTTTTGGATCGGGTAAGTAATCGAGATGGATGATCAGCCCTTTATCCTCGATGTCGTGACCTTAAAGAGGGTCGTCTTCAGCGAACCGGTCGAATCGGTGGTTGCGCCCGGAACGGTCGGTTACTTCGGGATCCTTCCCGGACATACCCCTTTTGTCTCAAGCCTGCAGGTGGGCATCACCCGGATCACAAAGCCAGGGGGGGAGAAGTTGAACCTCTTTACCAGCACCGGCTTTCTAATGACGGATGGGAAGAGGGTCATCCTCCTGGCCGATGCTGCCGAACGGCCGGAAGAGATCGATACCGCAAGGGCTCAACGGGCCAAAGAGAGGGCCGAAAAACGCCTGGCTGAAAGGGCACCGGATACGGACATCAACCGGGCCAAGGTGGCCCTCCTCCGTGCGGTCACCCGGCTCAAACTGGCCCAGGGGTGATCCCTTTGGAGAGGCGGGCTTTCAGGAGGCCGAGGGCCTTCGAAATCGCCTCGGGCATGGTCCGGCCGAATTGTTCGAAGAACTTTTCGATGCCCAAGATCTCGTCGTCCCACTCCCGGGGATGGATCTCGAAGAGTTTCGCAAGCCTTTCTTCGGAGAGGCCCAACCCCTCCCGTTCGATCTCGTTGAGATGAGGGACGAGCCCGAGAGGGGTCTCCCTTGCACCCACCCGGCCCCTGACCCGATCGACGATCCACTTCAACACCCGGATATTCTCTCCGAATCCAGGCCAGAGAAATCGGCCCTCCTCGTCGAGCCTGAACCAGTTGACCGAAAAGATTCTCGGCGGGTGTGCCAGCCTCTCTCCCATCCGGAGCCAGTGGCCGAAATACATCCCCATATTATACCCGCAGAAGGGAAGCATGGCCATCGGATCCCTTCTCAGGACCCCGATCTGATGGAGGGCCGCGGCGGTCGTTTCGGAGCCGTTTCTCGCCCCTAAAAAGACGCCGTGGGCCCAGTCGAATCCCTCCGTGACCAGCGGGATCAGGTGGCTCCGGCGCCCTCCGATCAGGATGGCCGAGATCGGCACCCCTGCGGGATTGGCAAACTCTTTGGAGAGGGTCGGTACCTGCTCGATCGAGACGGTGAACCTCGCATTGGGATGGGCGGCCTTCTTTTCGCCTCCGGGGCTCCAGGGCTGGCCCTGCCAGTCCAGAAGGCGATTCGGGACCTCTCCGTCCATCCCCTCCCACCAGGGCTCGTTTGTCTCGGGGTTCAAGGCGGTATTGGTGAATAGGACCGGAAAGCATCTCCCCGCCGTCAGGGTCTTCATCATGTTTGGATTGGTCTTCATCGAGGTGCCCGGAGCCACACCGAAGAGTCCGATTTCAGGATTGATGGCCCAGAGCCGACCGTCCGGTCCGACGTTGAGCCAGGCGATATCGTCTCCGAGGGTCCAGACCCTGTAGCCGGGCAGGGTCGATTCCAGCATGGCAAGGTTCGTCTTTCCGCAGGCCGATGGCATGGCCGCCGCGAGGTAAGTCACCTCGCCTTCCGGGTCCTCGACACCGATGATGACCATGTGTTCCGCCAGCCACCCTTCCTTCAACCCCTGCCAGGAGGCGATCCTGAGGGAGAAGCATTTCTTTCCGAGGAGGGCATTTCCACCGTAGCCCGAACCGATGCTCCAGACGAGGTATTCGTCAGGAAAGTGCATGATGAAACGGCGATTCGGGTCGAAGTCGCCTATGGAGTGAAGGCCCTTGACGAAATCCTCTCTCCTCCCGATCTTCTCGACGACCTCCTTTCCCATGCGCGTCATGATCCGCATGCTGATGGCGACGTAAGAGACATCGGTCAACTGAACGCAGGCCTTGGCATAGGGGGAATCGGGATGGCCCATCATATAAGGGAGCACATACATGGTGCGCCCTCTCATGCAGCCCTTCGTTAAAGAGGTGAGAAGGGCCTTGGCCTCTTTGGGATCCATCCAGTTATTGTTGGGCCCTGCGAGATCTTTCTCGGGATGGCAGACATAGGTGAGGTGCTCGGTCCTGGCCACATCGGTGGGATGGCTTCGATGGAGATACGCGTAGGGAAAGGTCCTCTGATTCAGTGGATGAAAAATCGGATGGGCTTCGATCCTCTCCTCCTTCATCCCGATCTCGATGAGGCGATGGGCCTCTTCCTCGGAACCGTCACACCAGTAGATCCGCTCCGGCTCGGTCAACCGGGCCTGCTCTTCCACCCATTCCTCCAGAGGAGTCGCCATCGGTCGATTCTCCTTTTTGATTTATATTCAACTTAAAGGGGGTTCTGGGGTTGTACGTCTTTATATACCTAATGGCCTTACTTTTCAAGTTCAAGTTAAGGCAATTATAAAAGATTGGCCACTGGTTTTGCGATCAATTGAAGGAGCCGGTCGGGGGCTTTCATGGCAATGAGGATAAAACGGTGTTCTCTTTCTCTTGAGTAGGCATAAAGCCCTTTCAGGCTGTTTAGGTGGAGCTTTCATGGATTGAACCATTTCGGAAGAACGCCCCCACCTCCGGAGGACCTTGGCCTCAGGGATGGCCAGGAAGGTTTAAAGGGGCAGGGTAGGCCTTCTCTTCTCTAACCTTTTATGGAAAAAGGGCGAAAGGTCGGTTGTCGTCTTCAAGCAGGCCCAAGAGAATGGCAAAATAAATGGGGCATGATTGTCAACTTTTAATTGATAACAGGTTGACATTATTTTTATCCTATCTTATTCTTTTTCAAATCTTCCCTCATTTTTTGGTTTGGGTGTGGTAGGATCACCAGGCCTTGATGACAGCCTCGCTTGGAAAAGAAAAGGATTTCGCCCTTGGGATCACGTCTCTTTTGAATGAAACCCATTAAAAGGAGCCCTCTTTATTTATGAAAAATTTGGGTCGATTAGAGGAGAAAGTTTTATCCGGGGAAGGCCTCTCCGAAGAAGAGGCCAGAGGAATACTTCAGATAGGTCATGAAAATGTTCTCGAGATCATATCCCTTGCAAATCAAGCCAGGGCCAGGTTTAAGGGGAATAAAATCAACCTCTGCTCCATCATCAATGCAAAATCAGGGCTTTGTGGAGAAGATTGTGCTTTCTGTTCGCAATCGGTCTATCATCCTACCCAGATACCAACCTATCCATTTGTTGGCGAGGAGAGGGTGATTCAGGAGGCCAAAGAGGCAGCAAAGAGTCAGGCGCGCCACTTTTCGATCGTGATGAGTGGCTATGCCCCAACCGAGGATGAACTCAAGGGTATCGAACATTCGATTGTGGGGATCTTGAGAGAAACCTCCCTCGAGCCCTGTGCCTCGCTCGGGATTCTCGACAGGAGGTCCCTTACAAGGCTTAAAAAGGCGGGCTTAGGACATTATCACCATAATCTTGAGACCGCCCGGAGTTTTTTTAAGCACATCTGTACGACCCATAGCTACGAGGAGGATCTCAGTACAATTCAAATGGCTAAAGAATTGGGATTCCGGGTGTGCTGCGGTGGCCTCTTCGGGATGGGCGAATCCTGGGAGCATCGTATCGAATTGGCCTACACGCTTAAGGAACTCGATGTTGACTCGGTTCCGATCAATTTTTTAAACCCCATCCCCGGTACACGACTTGAGAAGGCAAGATTTCTAACCCCCATGGAATGCCTCAAAATCATCTCCCTTTTTCGATTGATCTTGCCGCAAAAAGATATCATCGTATGCGGGGGCAGAGAGGTCAATCTAAGAGACCTCCAATCGATGATCTTTTTTGCGGGGGCAAATGGGATGATGATCGGTGGATACCTTACCACAAAAGGGAGAAAACCGGAGGAAGACCTTCAAATGGTAAAGGACCTTGGATTCATCATTGCCTGAAAAGGATGGGGAGGTATTCCGACTTCTCCCCTCCATAAACCTCCCAACAACGCCACAGATCGATACCCTTTCCCCATTCCAAATTTCATCCCCTTTTTAGTCCGCCTTCTTAGGAGAAAACACGAGGCCTGAGGAAGTGTTTGACACCCCTTGTTCCTTGATGTATAACATGCTTGCGATCAGAGGAGATTCCATCTCGCCCGAGGGATCGGCGTGAAGAAACACCCCGTGGCCATCGTCCGATACGAAAATCCTTTGGGGTCGGTACGAAGAGCGGTGGACCTCTGCCGAGGTCTCGATCACCTTCCTGCCAAAGGAAGGGTCTTTATTAAACCCAACATCGTCTTCTGGACCCGGACCACTCCCTTCCCGAAATGGGGGGTGGTGACGACCTCACGGGTCGTGGAAGATATGGTGGTCCTTCTCAAAGAACGCGGCATCGACGATATCACTATCGCTGAAGGGATCACCACCTTCGACCCGAAGGACAGGGAGACCCCTGCTCACGCCTTTGAAACCCTCGGGTACAATCTCCTGAAGAAACGCTACGGGATCAAGACCCTGGACGTCTTCGAGCGGCCCTTTCGGAAGGTCGATCTGGGGGCAGGGGTGGTCCTCAACTTCAATGAAGATATCCTCGAGGCCGACTTCGTGGTCAACCTCCCCGTGTTAAAAACCCATGCCCAGACCGTGGTGAGCCTCGGAATCAAGAACCTGAAGGGGCTGGTGGACGTCCCCTCCCGAAAGAGGTGCCACAACCCGGACCCCGAGAAGAACCTCAGCTACTGGGTCGCCCGGCTCGCCAACAAACTTCCGCCCTCCTTTACCCTGCTCGACGGGATCTTCACGGCAGAAAGAGGCCCTTTTTTCGAGGGAAGGTTGAGGAGGACAAATCTCCTTATCGCCTCTCCCGATCTCTTTTCAGCGGACAAGGTGGGAGCCAAGGTGTTAGGCTATGAGCCCTCCGAGGTCCCCTATCTCCGGTATGCCTCACAAGACTGGGGAAGGCCCCTCGACTTCTCCGATGTCGAAGTGATGGGGGAAAGGATGGAGGCGGTTTCTTCCTTCCATGAGTATGCGTTTCCTTATACTGAGGATGGAACGCTTCCAAAACCCATGGAGAAGCTTGGCATCAAGGGATTGACGTATCGAAAGTATGATGATACCATCTGTACCTACTGTTCCGGTTTCACCACGATCATGCTCATGGCGATCGCCCATGCCTGGAGGGGAAAACCCTGGGACGAAATCGAGATCCTGACCGGCAAGAGGATGAAGCCGACCCCGGGAAAGAAGAAGACGATCCTTCTGGGAAAGTGCATGGTTCAGGCGAATAAGGACAGCGAACATATCCAGGAGATGATCGCGGTGAAAGGATGTCCGCCCGATCTGAAAGAGGCCCTCCAGGCCCTCCAGAGGGCGGGCATCGAGGCAAATCCATCCTTTTTCGAACATATGGATATGGCGGCAGGGTTCTTCCTTAAACGATTTGAAGGGAAACCCGAATTCGACGAATCCTTCTACCGGGTGGTTTAACGAGGAGTCCGGCATGGGGCAGGAGACTTTACTCACCTATTTTTATCGGAATGTGAGGGAATGTCCCGATCGGGTGGCCTTACGCCACAAGGATTACGGGATCTGGCACGATGTCACCTGGAAGCAGTATGGCGAGAAGGTGAGGCAGGTGGCCATGGGGCTGATCAGCCTCGGCCTGAAGAAAGGGGAGTGCGTCTCCATCATCAGCGAGAACCGGCCGGAGTGGGTCTATGCCGACTTCGGGATCATGTCCGCAGGAGGAGTGACCACCGGCATCTATACGACCAATGCCCCAGAACAGTGCGGCTACATCGTCCAGAATTCCGGTTCGAGATTCTATTTCGCGGAGAACGAGGAGCAGTTCGACAAGACCCTCAAGTTCAGGAAGGATACCCCCCATCTCGAAAAGGTGATCGTGATGGATATGGAGGGATTGAAGCGTTACCCTGACCCTCTCCTGATGAGCTTCGACGACCTGTTAAAGCGGGGAAAGGAGTTCGATGAGAAACATCCCGGTCTCTTTGAGCAGCGCCTGGGAGAGGTCCAACCTGAAGACCTGGCGGTCCTCATCTACACCTCCGGCACCACCGGGCCTCCCAAGGGAGCCATGCTCACCCATGCCAACCTCCTCTTCATGAGCGAGGCCATGACCCGGGTGAATCCCGTGAAGGACGGCGACGAAACGCTCTCCTACCTCCCCCTGTGCCACATCTTCGAACAGCTCTTCACGGTGATGATCAATATCCGTTACCGGACGGTCTGCAATTTCATCGAGAGTCCCGACACGGTGATGGAGAATATGCGGGAGGTCTCTCCGACGATCACCTGCGGGGTGCCCCGCATCTGGGAGAAGTATGCCTCGGGGATCATGATCCGGATGGCTGACGCCACCTGGTTCAAGCGGACGGTCTTCAAGGCCTGTATGGGGATCGGCATGAAGTATGCCGATCGGAAGTTGAACTTTAAGCCCATTCCCTTCTATTTAAAAGCGGCTTATCTGGCCGCCTATGCGGCGGTCTTCCGTAAGCTCAAGGAACGTCTGGGCTTCGACCGGGTGCGGATCGCCTACTCCGGGGCCGCTCCCATCTCCCCGGACGTCCTGAAGTTCTTCAACGCCATCGGCCTTCCCCTTGTGGAGGGCTACGGCCAGACCGAGGGGACGGGCGTCACCACCGTCAGCCAGAAGGGACGACTCAAGATCGGGAAGGTCGGCCAACCCCTTCCGGGCGTCGAGGTGAAGATCGCCGAGGACGGAGAGATCCTGGTGAGGGGGCCGGGCGTCTTCAAGGGCTATTTTAAGAACCCCGAGGCCACTGCCGAGACGCTCAAAGACGGATGGCTCCACTCGGGAGACGTGGGAGAGCTGGACGAGGATGGGTTTTTGAAGATCACCGACCGGAAGAAGGACCTGATCATCACCGCGGGCGGAAAGAACATCGCCCCCCAGAACATCGAGAATCAGCTCAAATTCAGCCCCTACATCAACGATGCCATCGTCATCGGCGACCGTCGGAAATATCTCGTGGCCCTCATCGCCATCGACGAGGAGAACGTGATCAAATATGCTCAGGATCAC
The sequence above is drawn from the Thermodesulfobacteriota bacterium genome and encodes:
- the atpG gene encoding ATP synthase F1 subunit gamma; translation: MPGTKEIRRRIRSVISIQQITRAMEMIAVSRLKRAEERLRSARPYAEKIQELMQSLAPSLPRIDHPLLVKREVKRIGLVLITSDKGLCGGYNANAIAEATRFISRFPDKEIRLILIGRKGHDFFKKKAYPIDYTLLQLSKEITLQEVREISGVIIKGFKEALYDEVHLIYTRFQSAISTHPTLLRLLPLESPERAKGGGEVKGEPIFEPSAEEIMAQLLPKYLEAQIYKGLVESVASEQGARMVSMKSATENAEEMISTLTLSYNKARQASITKELLEVTTGAEALRLAQKKK
- the atpA gene encoding F0F1 ATP synthase subunit alpha; protein product: MKIKPEEISAILRRHIEQYQIKTEAEEIGEVIEAGDGIARIKGLPGCMASEMLEFPKGILGMALNLDEDHIGAMILGDFTQIEQGDPVKRTGRVLSVPVGDALIGRIVNAMGQPIDGKGPIHTEKFRLIEGTAPNVVERQPVKEPLQTGLKCIDSMIPIGRGQRELIIGDRQTGKTAIAVDTILNQKGGDVICIYVAIGQKQSTVASVVNTLQEYGAMEYTIVVSATASDPAPMQYVAPYAGCAMGEEFRDTGRHALIIYDDLWKHAVAYRQISLLLRRPPGREAFPGDIFNLHSRLLERAAKLSDDLGGGSLTALPIVETQAGDYSAYIPTNVISITDGQIYLESDLFYAGVRPAVSVGLSVSRVGGNAQIKAMKKVAGMLRLDLAQYRELVAFAKFGSELDKATQAQITRGERLVEILKQPQYSPMPVENQVMIIFVAENGYLDDLPVEKVKDFEAGFYPFIREKYPQIPKAIRETKELSEETSRLLHQAAQEYKKNFVVT
- a CDS encoding DUF362 domain-containing protein, whose translation is MKKHPVAIVRYENPLGSVRRAVDLCRGLDHLPAKGRVFIKPNIVFWTRTTPFPKWGVVTTSRVVEDMVVLLKERGIDDITIAEGITTFDPKDRETPAHAFETLGYNLLKKRYGIKTLDVFERPFRKVDLGAGVVLNFNEDILEADFVVNLPVLKTHAQTVVSLGIKNLKGLVDVPSRKRCHNPDPEKNLSYWVARLANKLPPSFTLLDGIFTAERGPFFEGRLRRTNLLIASPDLFSADKVGAKVLGYEPSEVPYLRYASQDWGRPLDFSDVEVMGERMEAVSSFHEYAFPYTEDGTLPKPMEKLGIKGLTYRKYDDTICTYCSGFTTIMLMAIAHAWRGKPWDEIEILTGKRMKPTPGKKKTILLGKCMVQANKDSEHIQEMIAVKGCPPDLKEALQALQRAGIEANPSFFEHMDMAAGFFLKRFEGKPEFDESFYRVV
- a CDS encoding AMP-binding protein produces the protein MGQETLLTYFYRNVRECPDRVALRHKDYGIWHDVTWKQYGEKVRQVAMGLISLGLKKGECVSIISENRPEWVYADFGIMSAGGVTTGIYTTNAPEQCGYIVQNSGSRFYFAENEEQFDKTLKFRKDTPHLEKVIVMDMEGLKRYPDPLLMSFDDLLKRGKEFDEKHPGLFEQRLGEVQPEDLAVLIYTSGTTGPPKGAMLTHANLLFMSEAMTRVNPVKDGDETLSYLPLCHIFEQLFTVMINIRYRTVCNFIESPDTVMENMREVSPTITCGVPRIWEKYASGIMIRMADATWFKRTVFKACMGIGMKYADRKLNFKPIPFYLKAAYLAAYAAVFRKLKERLGFDRVRIAYSGAAPISPDVLKFFNAIGLPLVEGYGQTEGTGVTTVSQKGRLKIGKVGQPLPGVEVKIAEDGEILVRGPGVFKGYFKNPEATAETLKDGWLHSGDVGELDEDGFLKITDRKKDLIITAGGKNIAPQNIENQLKFSPYINDAIVIGDRRKYLVALIAIDEENVIKYAQDHKIQFSTYASLTQAPEIRQLIQKEVDRVNKTLAQVEQVKKFAIIPKKLYEEDGEVTPTMKVKRKAINEAYKDVIEKLYRGD
- a CDS encoding F0F1 ATP synthase subunit epsilon, giving the protein MDDQPFILDVVTLKRVVFSEPVESVVAPGTVGYFGILPGHTPFVSSLQVGITRITKPGGEKLNLFTSTGFLMTDGKRVILLADAAERPEEIDTARAQRAKERAEKRLAERAPDTDINRAKVALLRAVTRLKLAQG
- the bioB gene encoding biotin synthase BioB, producing the protein MKNLGRLEEKVLSGEGLSEEEARGILQIGHENVLEIISLANQARARFKGNKINLCSIINAKSGLCGEDCAFCSQSVYHPTQIPTYPFVGEERVIQEAKEAAKSQARHFSIVMSGYAPTEDELKGIEHSIVGILRETSLEPCASLGILDRRSLTRLKKAGLGHYHHNLETARSFFKHICTTHSYEEDLSTIQMAKELGFRVCCGGLFGMGESWEHRIELAYTLKELDVDSVPINFLNPIPGTRLEKARFLTPMECLKIISLFRLILPQKDIIVCGGREVNLRDLQSMIFFAGANGMMIGGYLTTKGRKPEEDLQMVKDLGFIIA
- a CDS encoding phosphoenolpyruvate carboxykinase (GTP); protein product: MATPLEEWVEEQARLTEPERIYWCDGSEEEAHRLIEIGMKEERIEAHPIFHPLNQRTFPYAYLHRSHPTDVARTEHLTYVCHPEKDLAGPNNNWMDPKEAKALLTSLTKGCMRGRTMYVLPYMMGHPDSPYAKACVQLTDVSYVAISMRIMTRMGKEVVEKIGRREDFVKGLHSIGDFDPNRRFIMHFPDEYLVWSIGSGYGGNALLGKKCFSLRIASWQGLKEGWLAEHMVIIGVEDPEGEVTYLAAAMPSACGKTNLAMLESTLPGYRVWTLGDDIAWLNVGPDGRLWAINPEIGLFGVAPGTSMKTNPNMMKTLTAGRCFPVLFTNTALNPETNEPWWEGMDGEVPNRLLDWQGQPWSPGGEKKAAHPNARFTVSIEQVPTLSKEFANPAGVPISAILIGGRRSHLIPLVTEGFDWAHGVFLGARNGSETTAAALHQIGVLRRDPMAMLPFCGYNMGMYFGHWLRMGERLAHPPRIFSVNWFRLDEEGRFLWPGFGENIRVLKWIVDRVRGRVGARETPLGLVPHLNEIEREGLGLSEERLAKLFEIHPREWDDEILGIEKFFEQFGRTMPEAISKALGLLKARLSKGITPGPV
- the atpD gene encoding F0F1 ATP synthase subunit beta encodes the protein MKVGKVLRVIGPVVDVEYFTEELPAIYNAIRIDKPDGTKLIVEVAQYLGDNVVRCVATSSTDGLVRGMAAVDTGEPITMPVGRETLGRVFNLLGEPIDKLGECPAKKRYPIHRHPPPFEEQVPSTQVFETGLKVIDLLEPYAKGGKVGLFGGAGVGKTVLIMELIRNIATEHGGFSVFGGVGERTREGNDLWLEMKASGVIDKTVLVFGQMNEPPGARLRVGLSALTQAEYFRDEEGQDVLLFIDNIFRFVQAGSEVSALLGRMPSAVGYQPTLSTEMGELQERITSTKRGSITSVQAIYVPADDLTDPAPATTFSHLDATTVLSRQLAELGIYPAVDPLDSTSRILDPRIVGEEHYRVARGVQQVLQRYKELQDIIAILGMEELSEEDKLIVHRARRIQRFLSQPFFVAEQFTGTPGRYVPLPDTIKGFKEILEGKHDDLPEQAFYMVGKIEEAVEKAKRLQEGIH